From Salarias fasciatus chromosome 12, fSalaFa1.1, whole genome shotgun sequence, the proteins below share one genomic window:
- the LOC115397987 gene encoding uncharacterized protein LOC115397987: MGNVHSCVVASLSLFSVYLFYVHVYRAHRVLKSSVLHSDGLPSSAYLCVKYVLRASTRTPGRLYADAEKRHVVFTLLNCRLQTPVLRRFCSLAGYGWDYPDSEYRDVPLCFPEFLCSRLTLILLTDGNFRLSPAGLVRLRQTLKTLQPVDELKKGPFTLQVEVVEYRQVDAGVEVDVRLSAASRSGCLVWESVLTLLSKDRRLQPLQAGRRSQQDDGRPDEPEKVKQVELRVPGTSGLQCLCSFSVFSSLPRLPGSRAAPPLWMLSVCLAEIEKHRGVGVLTAPVSVRVQYRNRLTAPAEVTLRFWETSGGEEGSRPPRGFGFLMERHGASHLVGLISRSSPSG, from the exons ATGGGGAACGTGCACAGCTGCGTCGTAGCGTCGCTCTCTTTATTTTCCGTGTACTTATTTTACGTTCACGTTTACCGCGCGCACAGGGTGTTGAAGTCCAGCGTCCTCCACAGCGACGGCCTGCCGAGCTCTGCGTACCTCTGCGTCAAATACGTGCTCAGAGCGAGCACGCGCACGCCGGGACGTCTGTACGCAGACGCAGAGAAGCGTCACGTGGTTTTCACGTTACTGAATTGCAG gctgcAGACTCCCGTGCTGAGGCGCTTCTGCAGCCTTGCAGGTTATGGCTGGGACTATCCAGACTCGGAGTACAGAGACGTCCCGCTGTGCTTCCCAGAGTTCCTGTGCAGCAGACTGACACTCATCCTGCTCACTGACGGAAACTTCAGGCTCAGCCCAGCTG GCCTCGTCCGTCTGCGTCAGACTTTAAAAACCCTGCAGCCCGTGGACGAGCTGAAGAAGGGTCCGTTCAcgctgcaggtggaggttgtGGAGTACCGGCAGGTGGATgcgggggtggaggtggacgTCCGCCTGTCGGCCGCTTCACGCTCCGGCTGCCTGGTCTGGGAGAGCGTCCTGACTCTGCTGTCCAAAGACAGACGCTTACAACCTCTCCAGGCAGGCCGGCGGAGCCAGCAGGACGACG GACGACCGGACGAGCCGGAGAAGGTGAAGCAGGTGGAGCTGAGAGTTCCTGGGACCAGCGGCCTGCAGTGTCTGTGCTCCTTCTCCGTCTTCTCCAGCCTTCCCAGACTCCCCGGCTCTCGGGCGGCGCCGCCTCTCTGGATGTTGTCCGTCTGCTTGGctgaaatagaaaaacacagag GGGTCGGAGTCCTCACCGCTCCTGTCAGCGTCAGAGTGCAGTACAGAAACCGCCTCACGGCGCCCGCCGAGGTCACGCTCAGGTTTTGGGAGAcgagcggaggagaggaggggtcCCGTCCTCCCAGAGGCTTTGGGTTCCTCATGGAGCGCCACGGCGCGTCTCACCTGGTGGGTCTGATTTCCAGATCCTCACCGTCCGGGTGA